One window of the Lepidochelys kempii isolate rLepKem1 chromosome 23, rLepKem1.hap2, whole genome shotgun sequence genome contains the following:
- the NDUFB11 gene encoding NADH dehydrogenase [ubiquinone] 1 beta subcomplex subunit 11, mitochondrial isoform X2 → MAALGRCARSLLLLRGSPRQQQHEEEEGDMVAALRKNPDYHGFDADPVVDVWNMRLAFFFGISLCIVVGSTFVHYLPDHGMRKWARREAEQMVKERERLGLPILDSNYFDPSKLVLPDEE, encoded by the exons ATGGCGGCGCTGGGCCGGTGCGCGCGGAGCTTGCTGCTCCTGCGGGGCT CCCCGCGCCAGCAGCAgcacgaggaggaggagggggacatGGTGGCGGCGCTGCGCaag aacccTGACTACCATGGCTTCGACGCGGACCCCGTGGTGGACGTATGGAACATGCGTCTGGCCTTCTTCTTCGGGATCTCCCTCTGCATTGTGGTGGGGTCCACCTTCGTGCACTACCTGCCGGACCACGG catgCGGAAGTGGGCGCGCCGAGAGGCCGAGCAGATGGTGAAGGAACGCGAGCGGCTGGGGCTGCCCATCCTGGACTCCAATTACTTCGACCCCAGCAAGCTGGTGCTGCCGGACGAGGAGTGA
- the NDUFB11 gene encoding NADH dehydrogenase [ubiquinone] 1 beta subcomplex subunit 11, mitochondrial isoform X1, giving the protein MAALGRCARSLLLLRGSPARGARAGSGPGGGAAAAVVTPPPAARAPRQQQHEEEEGDMVAALRKNPDYHGFDADPVVDVWNMRLAFFFGISLCIVVGSTFVHYLPDHGMRKWARREAEQMVKERERLGLPILDSNYFDPSKLVLPDEE; this is encoded by the exons ATGGCGGCGCTGGGCCGGTGCGCGCGGAGCTTGCTGCTCCTGCGGGGCTCCCCGGCGCGCGGGGCTCGCGCGGGCtccggcccggggggcggggccgcggCTGCCGTTGtgaccccgccccccgccgcgcGGGCCCCGCGCCAGCAGCAgcacgaggaggaggagggggacatGGTGGCGGCGCTGCGCaag aacccTGACTACCATGGCTTCGACGCGGACCCCGTGGTGGACGTATGGAACATGCGTCTGGCCTTCTTCTTCGGGATCTCCCTCTGCATTGTGGTGGGGTCCACCTTCGTGCACTACCTGCCGGACCACGG catgCGGAAGTGGGCGCGCCGAGAGGCCGAGCAGATGGTGAAGGAACGCGAGCGGCTGGGGCTGCCCATCCTGGACTCCAATTACTTCGACCCCAGCAAGCTGGTGCTGCCGGACGAGGAGTGA
- the UBA1 gene encoding ubiquitin-like modifier-activating enzyme 1 isoform X1: protein MSSSPLSKKRRVSGSEPKTGSNCSSGNSVQSDPRSAPANGMAKNGSDADIDEGLYSRQLYVLGHEAMKRLQNASVLVSGLRGLGVEIAKNITLGGVKSVTLHDPEPAQWADLASQFYLREEDLGKNRAEVSQPRLAELNSYVPISIHTGALTEDFLSLFQVVVLTNSPLEEQLRVGEVCHSKGIKMVVADTRGLFGQLFCDFGDEMVVTDTNGEQPLSAMISMITKGCPGEVTCLDEARHGFESGDFVSFTEVDGMEELNHCPPMEIKVLGPYTFSIGDTSSFSEYVRGGIVSQVKMPKKISFKPLSVALAEPDFVVTDFGKFDRPAQLHLAFQALHDFQRQHQRLPRPRSEADAAEVLVLTQAVNERAPLALKQEKLSEELIKELAYQAAGDLAPVNAFIGGLAAQEVMKACSGKFMPITQWLYFDALECLPQDSKEVLSEEQCRPRNSRYDGQIAVFGADLQAKLGQQKYFLVGAGAIGCELLKNFALLGLACGDGGEVTVTDMDTIEKSNLNRQFLFRPWDVTKMKSDTAAAAVRQMNPNIRITSHQDRVGPDTERVYDDDFFEGLDGVANALDNVDARMYMDRRCVYYRKPLLESGTLGTKGNVQVVIPFLTESYSSSQDPPEKSIPICTLKNFPNAIEHTLQWARDEFEGLFKQPAESVNQYISDPKFTERTLKLPGTQPLEVLEAVNKSLVSERPRGWADCVGWACRHWHSQYSNNIRQLLHNFPPHQKTNSGTLFWSGPKRCPHPLTFDDSNPLHMDYIVAAANLFAQTYGITGTRDVGDVAKLLRQVQVPEFTPKSGVRIHISDQELQNANASVDDSRLEELKSSLPSPEGLQSFRMYPIDFEKDDDTNFHMDFIVAASNLRAENYDIPPADRHKSKLIAGKIIPAIATTTAAVVGLVCLELYKVVQGHKRLESYKNGFLNLALPFFGFSEPIACPRNKYYDIEWTLWDRFEVQGVQPSGEEMTLRQFLAYFKSEHRLEITMLGGLGGRGDDGEGWRGGWALSDPPRPPCRASTGWRSPCWGVWGGGEMTERVGGGAGRCLTPPVPPAERAPAGDHHAGGG, encoded by the exons ATGTCCAGCTCGCCGTTGTCCAAGAAGCGCCGCGTGTCTGGATCTGAGCCGAAGACGGGTTCAAACTGCTCCTCTGGCAACTCCGTACAGAGTGACCCGCGCTCAGCGCCCGCCAAC GGCATGGCTAAGAATGGCAGCGACGCCGACATTGACGAGGGCCTGTACTCCAGGCAGCT GTACGTGCTGGGCCACGAGGCCATGAAGCGGCTACAGAATGCCAGCGTCCTGGTGTCGGGGCTGCGGGGGCTGGGCGTGGAGATTGCCAAGAACATCACCCTGGGCGGTGTCAAGTCGGTCACCCTGCACGACCCCGAGCCCGCCCAGTGGGCAGACCTGGCCTCCCAG TTCTACCTGCGGGAGGAGGATTTGGGGAAGAACCGGGCCGAGGTCTCCCAGCCACGCCTGGCCGAGCTCAACTCTTACGTGCCCatcagcatccacacaggggccCTCACTGAGGACTTCCTGAGCCTGTTCCAG GTCGTGGTTCTCACCAACTCGCCtctggaggagcagctgcgggtcGGGGAGGTCTGCCACAGCAAGGGCATCAAGATGGTGGTGGCTGACACCAGGGGGCTGTTCGG ccagctTTTCTGTGACTTCGGGGACGAGATGGTCGTGACAGACACCAATGGGGAGCAGCCGCTCAGCGCCATGATCTCCATGATCACCAAG GGCTGCCCGGGGGAGGTGACCTGCCTGGACGAGGCTCGGCACGGCTTTGAGAGCGGGGACTTTGTCTCCTTCACTGAGGTGGACGGCATGGAAGAGCTCAACCACTGCCCCCCAATGGAGATCAAAGTGCTGG GGCCCTACACCTTCAGCATCGGCGACACCAGCAGCTTCTCCGAGTACGTGCGGGGGGGCATCGTCTCCCAGGTCAAGATGCCCAAGAAGATCAGCTTT AAGCCCCTGAGCGTGGCGCTGGCCGAGCCCGACTTCGTGGTGACCGACTTCGGGAAGTTCGACCGCCCGGCCCAACTGCACCTGGCCTTCCAGGCCCTGCACGACTTCCAGCGGCAGCACCAGCGTCTGCCCCGGCCCCGCAGCGAG GCGGACGCGGCCGAGGTGCTGGTGCTGACCCAGGCGGTGAACGAACGGGCCCCCCTGGCACTGAAGCAGGAGAAGCTGAGTGAGGAGCTGATCAAGGAGCTGGCGTACCAGGCTGCCGGGGACCTGGCGCCCGTCAACGCCTTCATCGGGGGGCTGGCTGCCCAGGAGGTCATGAAG GCCTGCTCCGGGAAGTTCATGCCCATCACACAGTGGCTCTACTTCGACGCGCTGGAGTGTCTGCCCCAGGACAGCAAGGAGGTGCTGAGCGAGGAGCAGTGCCGCCCG aggaACAGCCGCTACGATGGGCAGATCGCCGTGTTCGGGGCTGACCTGCAGGCCAAGCTGGGGCAGCAGAAGTATTTCCTG gtggGCGCCGGTGCCATCGGCTGCGAGCTGCTGAAGAACTTTGCCCTGCTGGGGCTGGCGTGTGGGGACGGCGGGGAGGTGACCGTGACCGACATGGACACCATCGAGAAATCCAACCTCAACCGCCAGTTCCTCTTCCGGCCCTGGGACGTCACG aaAATGAAGTCTGACACAGCAGCGGCTGCGGTGCGACAGATGAACCCCAACATCCGCATCACGAGCCACCAGGACCGCGTGGGGCCCGACACTGAGCGGGTCTACGACGACGACTTCTTCGAGGGCCTGGACGGCGTGGCCAACGCGCTGGACAATGTGGATGCCA GGATGTACATGGACCGCCGGTGCGTCTATTACCGCAAGCCCCTGCTGGAGTCGGGCACGCTGGGCACCAAGGGCAATGTCCAGGTGGTGATCCCCTTCCTGACGGAGTCGTACAGCTCCAGCCAGGACCCGCCCGAGAAATCCATCCCCATCTGCACCCTCAAGAACTTCCCCAATGCCATTGAGCACACACTGCAG TGGGCCCGTGACGAGTTCGAAGGCCTCTTCAAGCAGCCGGCGGAGAGCGTCAACCAGTACATCTC AGACCCCAAGTTCACGGAGCGCACGCTCAAGCTGCCGGGCACGCAGCCCCTGGAGGTGCTGGAGGCCGTCAACAAGAGCCTGGTGAGCGAGCGGCcccggggctgggctgactgCGTGGGCTGGGCCTGCCGCCACTGGCATTCCCAGTACAGCAACAACATCCGCCAGCTGCTGCACAACTTCCCGCCCCACCAG AAGACCAACTCCGGCACCCTGTTCTGGTCAGGGCCCAAGAGATGCCCCCACCCGCTCACCTTTGACGACAGCAAC cccctgcacaTGGATTACATTGTGGCAGCGGCGAATCTCTTTGCCCAGACCTACGGCATCACGGGCACGCGGGACGTGGGCGATGTGGCCAAACTGCTGCGCCAGGTGCAGGTGCCCGAGTTCACGCCCAAGTCCGGCGTGCGGATCCACATCTCGGAccaggagctgcagaacgccAACGCCTCCGTTG acGACAGCCGGCTGGAGGAGCTGAAATCCAGCCTGCCCAGCCCCGAGGGCCTGCAGAGCTTCCGCATGTACCCCATCGACTTCGAGAAG GACGACGACACTAATTTCCACATGGATTTCATCGTGGCGGCGTCGAACCTGCGGGCTGAGAACTACGACATCCCGCCTGCCGACCGGCACAAG AGCAAGCTGATTGCTGGGAAGATCATCCCGGCCATCGCCACAACGACAGCAGCAGTGGTGGGGCTGGTGTGTCTGGAGCTGTACAAAGTGGTGCAGGGCCACAAGCGGCTAGAGTCCTACAAGAATGGCTTCCTTAACCTGGCCCTGCCTTTCTTCGGCTTCTCCGAGCCTATCGCCTGCCCCCGCAACAAG tactaCGACATCGAGTGGACGCTGTGGGACCGGTTCGAGGTGCAGGGGGTGCAGCCCAGcggggaggagatgacgctgcgCCAGTTCCTGGCCTACTTCAAG AGCGAGCACCGGCTGGAGATCACCAtgctggggggtttgggggggcggggagatgaCGGAGAGGGTTGGCGGGGGGGCTGGGCGCTGTCTgaccccccccgtcccccctgcAGAGCGAGCACCGGCTGGAGATCACCAtgctggggggtttgggggggcggggagatgaCGGAGAGGGTTGGCGGGGGGGCTGGGCGCTGTCTgaccccccccgtcccccctgcAGAGCGAGCACCGGCTGGAGATCACCATGCGGGGGGGGGCTGA
- the UBA1 gene encoding ubiquitin-like modifier-activating enzyme 1 isoform X2, with protein sequence MSSSPLSKKRRVSGSEPKTGSNCSSGNSVQSDPRSAPANGMAKNGSDADIDEGLYSRQLYVLGHEAMKRLQNASVLVSGLRGLGVEIAKNITLGGVKSVTLHDPEPAQWADLASQFYLREEDLGKNRAEVSQPRLAELNSYVPISIHTGALTEDFLSLFQVVVLTNSPLEEQLRVGEVCHSKGIKMVVADTRGLFGQLFCDFGDEMVVTDTNGEQPLSAMISMITKGCPGEVTCLDEARHGFESGDFVSFTEVDGMEELNHCPPMEIKVLGPYTFSIGDTSSFSEYVRGGIVSQVKMPKKISFKPLSVALAEPDFVVTDFGKFDRPAQLHLAFQALHDFQRQHQRLPRPRSEADAAEVLVLTQAVNERAPLALKQEKLSEELIKELAYQAAGDLAPVNAFIGGLAAQEVMKACSGKFMPITQWLYFDALECLPQDSKEVLSEEQCRPRNSRYDGQIAVFGADLQAKLGQQKYFLVGAGAIGCELLKNFALLGLACGDGGEVTVTDMDTIEKSNLNRQFLFRPWDVTKMKSDTAAAAVRQMNPNIRITSHQDRVGPDTERVYDDDFFEGLDGVANALDNVDARMYMDRRCVYYRKPLLESGTLGTKGNVQVVIPFLTESYSSSQDPPEKSIPICTLKNFPNAIEHTLQWARDEFEGLFKQPAESVNQYISDPKFTERTLKLPGTQPLEVLEAVNKSLVSERPRGWADCVGWACRHWHSQYSNNIRQLLHNFPPHQKTNSGTLFWSGPKRCPHPLTFDDSNPLHMDYIVAAANLFAQTYGITGTRDVGDVAKLLRQVQVPEFTPKSGVRIHISDQELQNANASVDDSRLEELKSSLPSPEGLQSFRMYPIDFEKDDDTNFHMDFIVAASNLRAENYDIPPADRHKSKLIAGKIIPAIATTTAAVVGLVCLELYKVVQGHKRLESYKNGFLNLALPFFGFSEPIACPRNKYYDIEWTLWDRFEVQGVQPSGEEMTLRQFLAYFKSEHRLEITMLSQGVSMLYSFFMPPAKLRERHDQPMTEIVTKVSKKKIGRHVKALVFELCCNDDSDCDIEVPYVRYTIR encoded by the exons ATGTCCAGCTCGCCGTTGTCCAAGAAGCGCCGCGTGTCTGGATCTGAGCCGAAGACGGGTTCAAACTGCTCCTCTGGCAACTCCGTACAGAGTGACCCGCGCTCAGCGCCCGCCAAC GGCATGGCTAAGAATGGCAGCGACGCCGACATTGACGAGGGCCTGTACTCCAGGCAGCT GTACGTGCTGGGCCACGAGGCCATGAAGCGGCTACAGAATGCCAGCGTCCTGGTGTCGGGGCTGCGGGGGCTGGGCGTGGAGATTGCCAAGAACATCACCCTGGGCGGTGTCAAGTCGGTCACCCTGCACGACCCCGAGCCCGCCCAGTGGGCAGACCTGGCCTCCCAG TTCTACCTGCGGGAGGAGGATTTGGGGAAGAACCGGGCCGAGGTCTCCCAGCCACGCCTGGCCGAGCTCAACTCTTACGTGCCCatcagcatccacacaggggccCTCACTGAGGACTTCCTGAGCCTGTTCCAG GTCGTGGTTCTCACCAACTCGCCtctggaggagcagctgcgggtcGGGGAGGTCTGCCACAGCAAGGGCATCAAGATGGTGGTGGCTGACACCAGGGGGCTGTTCGG ccagctTTTCTGTGACTTCGGGGACGAGATGGTCGTGACAGACACCAATGGGGAGCAGCCGCTCAGCGCCATGATCTCCATGATCACCAAG GGCTGCCCGGGGGAGGTGACCTGCCTGGACGAGGCTCGGCACGGCTTTGAGAGCGGGGACTTTGTCTCCTTCACTGAGGTGGACGGCATGGAAGAGCTCAACCACTGCCCCCCAATGGAGATCAAAGTGCTGG GGCCCTACACCTTCAGCATCGGCGACACCAGCAGCTTCTCCGAGTACGTGCGGGGGGGCATCGTCTCCCAGGTCAAGATGCCCAAGAAGATCAGCTTT AAGCCCCTGAGCGTGGCGCTGGCCGAGCCCGACTTCGTGGTGACCGACTTCGGGAAGTTCGACCGCCCGGCCCAACTGCACCTGGCCTTCCAGGCCCTGCACGACTTCCAGCGGCAGCACCAGCGTCTGCCCCGGCCCCGCAGCGAG GCGGACGCGGCCGAGGTGCTGGTGCTGACCCAGGCGGTGAACGAACGGGCCCCCCTGGCACTGAAGCAGGAGAAGCTGAGTGAGGAGCTGATCAAGGAGCTGGCGTACCAGGCTGCCGGGGACCTGGCGCCCGTCAACGCCTTCATCGGGGGGCTGGCTGCCCAGGAGGTCATGAAG GCCTGCTCCGGGAAGTTCATGCCCATCACACAGTGGCTCTACTTCGACGCGCTGGAGTGTCTGCCCCAGGACAGCAAGGAGGTGCTGAGCGAGGAGCAGTGCCGCCCG aggaACAGCCGCTACGATGGGCAGATCGCCGTGTTCGGGGCTGACCTGCAGGCCAAGCTGGGGCAGCAGAAGTATTTCCTG gtggGCGCCGGTGCCATCGGCTGCGAGCTGCTGAAGAACTTTGCCCTGCTGGGGCTGGCGTGTGGGGACGGCGGGGAGGTGACCGTGACCGACATGGACACCATCGAGAAATCCAACCTCAACCGCCAGTTCCTCTTCCGGCCCTGGGACGTCACG aaAATGAAGTCTGACACAGCAGCGGCTGCGGTGCGACAGATGAACCCCAACATCCGCATCACGAGCCACCAGGACCGCGTGGGGCCCGACACTGAGCGGGTCTACGACGACGACTTCTTCGAGGGCCTGGACGGCGTGGCCAACGCGCTGGACAATGTGGATGCCA GGATGTACATGGACCGCCGGTGCGTCTATTACCGCAAGCCCCTGCTGGAGTCGGGCACGCTGGGCACCAAGGGCAATGTCCAGGTGGTGATCCCCTTCCTGACGGAGTCGTACAGCTCCAGCCAGGACCCGCCCGAGAAATCCATCCCCATCTGCACCCTCAAGAACTTCCCCAATGCCATTGAGCACACACTGCAG TGGGCCCGTGACGAGTTCGAAGGCCTCTTCAAGCAGCCGGCGGAGAGCGTCAACCAGTACATCTC AGACCCCAAGTTCACGGAGCGCACGCTCAAGCTGCCGGGCACGCAGCCCCTGGAGGTGCTGGAGGCCGTCAACAAGAGCCTGGTGAGCGAGCGGCcccggggctgggctgactgCGTGGGCTGGGCCTGCCGCCACTGGCATTCCCAGTACAGCAACAACATCCGCCAGCTGCTGCACAACTTCCCGCCCCACCAG AAGACCAACTCCGGCACCCTGTTCTGGTCAGGGCCCAAGAGATGCCCCCACCCGCTCACCTTTGACGACAGCAAC cccctgcacaTGGATTACATTGTGGCAGCGGCGAATCTCTTTGCCCAGACCTACGGCATCACGGGCACGCGGGACGTGGGCGATGTGGCCAAACTGCTGCGCCAGGTGCAGGTGCCCGAGTTCACGCCCAAGTCCGGCGTGCGGATCCACATCTCGGAccaggagctgcagaacgccAACGCCTCCGTTG acGACAGCCGGCTGGAGGAGCTGAAATCCAGCCTGCCCAGCCCCGAGGGCCTGCAGAGCTTCCGCATGTACCCCATCGACTTCGAGAAG GACGACGACACTAATTTCCACATGGATTTCATCGTGGCGGCGTCGAACCTGCGGGCTGAGAACTACGACATCCCGCCTGCCGACCGGCACAAG AGCAAGCTGATTGCTGGGAAGATCATCCCGGCCATCGCCACAACGACAGCAGCAGTGGTGGGGCTGGTGTGTCTGGAGCTGTACAAAGTGGTGCAGGGCCACAAGCGGCTAGAGTCCTACAAGAATGGCTTCCTTAACCTGGCCCTGCCTTTCTTCGGCTTCTCCGAGCCTATCGCCTGCCCCCGCAACAAG tactaCGACATCGAGTGGACGCTGTGGGACCGGTTCGAGGTGCAGGGGGTGCAGCCCAGcggggaggagatgacgctgcgCCAGTTCCTGGCCTACTTCAAG AGCGAGCACCGGCTGGAGATCACCATGCTGTCGCAGGGCGTCTCCATGCTCTACTCCTTCTTCATGCCGCCCGCCAAGCTGCGTGAGCGCCACGACCAGCC GATGACGGAGATTGTGACCAAGGTGTCGAAGAAGAAGATCGGGCGGCACGTCAAGGCCCTGGTCTTCGAGCTCTGCTGCAACGACGACAGCGACTGCGACATCGAGGTGCCCTACGTCCGCTACACCATCCGCTAG